A genome region from Microbacterium sp. CGR2 includes the following:
- a CDS encoding RidA family protein, with translation MTVAARLAELGIVLPAVAAPVAAYVPAVVHDGLVYTSGQLPFVAGALPATGKVGADVTAEDAKTYARTCALNALAAAADAAGGVDRIAGVLRLGGFVASVPEFSGQPGVINGASDVLGEIFGEAGRHARAAVGVPVLPLDSPVEVEVTFILA, from the coding sequence GTGACCGTCGCCGCGCGCCTCGCCGAACTCGGCATCGTGCTCCCCGCGGTCGCCGCCCCGGTGGCCGCGTATGTTCCCGCCGTGGTGCACGACGGGTTGGTCTACACCTCCGGGCAGTTGCCCTTCGTCGCCGGTGCGCTGCCTGCCACCGGCAAGGTCGGTGCGGACGTCACAGCGGAAGACGCGAAGACGTACGCGCGCACGTGCGCGCTCAATGCTCTCGCCGCGGCCGCGGATGCCGCGGGCGGCGTCGACCGGATCGCCGGTGTGCTGCGGCTCGGCGGCTTCGTCGCCTCCGTTCCCGAGTTCTCCGGACAACCCGGAGTCATCAACGGAGCCAGCGACGTGCTCGGCGAGATCTTCGGTGAAGCCGGCCGCCATGCGCGTGCGGCCGTCGGTGTGCCGGTGCTCCCGCTCGACAGCCCCGTCGAGGTCGAGGTCACGTTCATCCTCGCTTGA